A region of Polyangiaceae bacterium DNA encodes the following proteins:
- a CDS encoding DUF350 domain-containing protein — translation MQPDSPLYRLAFALGATLVLLLLFQLGLRLLSPKQTVKADLEQGNAARAMLHGGDVFGIFLIAANIATGSMEEKSWKADVIWVSAFGVAALLLFFVTSRMGVRALLKSRMNAEIEAGNIAAGIAGGAHSLATGIIVARAVAGSDLKTLGLSLVFFALAQVTLHVLVLLFRLLTKYDDAAEIQSGNVAAALSYAGLTVGVAIIVGQAVEGTFTGWGDSLLAYGKALSWGAGLYVVRQLVVQTILLGSFSLRGGTLDTEIARDKNVGMGAIEAMAYVATALMILRIG, via the coding sequence ATGCAACCCGACAGTCCTCTGTACCGCCTCGCCTTCGCGCTCGGTGCGACGCTCGTGCTGCTCTTGTTGTTCCAGCTCGGGCTCCGCCTGCTGTCCCCGAAACAGACGGTGAAAGCGGACCTGGAGCAGGGCAACGCTGCCCGCGCGATGCTCCACGGCGGCGACGTCTTCGGCATCTTCCTGATCGCCGCGAACATCGCCACCGGCAGCATGGAGGAGAAGAGCTGGAAGGCCGACGTCATCTGGGTGTCCGCGTTCGGCGTCGCGGCGCTCCTGCTGTTCTTCGTGACCTCGCGCATGGGCGTGCGCGCGCTGCTGAAGTCTCGGATGAACGCCGAGATCGAGGCCGGCAACATCGCGGCGGGCATCGCCGGCGGCGCCCACTCGCTAGCCACCGGCATCATCGTGGCGCGCGCCGTCGCCGGCAGCGATCTGAAGACTCTGGGACTGTCGCTGGTGTTCTTCGCGCTGGCGCAGGTCACGCTGCACGTGCTGGTGCTCTTGTTCCGGCTGCTCACCAAATACGACGACGCGGCGGAGATCCAGAGCGGGAACGTGGCCGCAGCGCTCAGCTACGCCGGCCTGACCGTCGGCGTGGCGATCATCGTCGGCCAGGCCGTGGAGGGCACGTTCACGGGCTGGGGCGACTCGCTCTTGGCCTACGGCAAGGCGCTGTCGTGGGGCGCGGGCCTGTACGTCGTGCGGCAGCTCGTGGTGCAGACCATCTTGCTCGGCTCGTTCTCGCTGCGCGGCGGCACGCTGGACACCGAGATCGCCCGCGACAAGAACGTGGGAATGGGCGCCATCGAGGCCATGGCCTACGTGGCCACGGCGCTGATGATCTTGCGCATCGGCTGA